Proteins encoded by one window of Lasioglossum baleicum chromosome 4, iyLasBale1, whole genome shotgun sequence:
- the LOC143208279 gene encoding HEAT repeat-containing protein 5B isoform X1 has translation MMMELSHSLTLNEDALNQIPEAKRPVFIFEWLRFLDKVLIAAQKSDIKGCQQKLVEQLTKHMQGAPGPPTRRLIARCLATLFSVGDTFLLFDTVNKCNDILRNKDDSPSFLPTKLAAICCVGCMYEKLGRMMGRSYEETVQILIKSLRSAESQTRIEIMHTLEKVCAGMGSAITNVHKEIYKVSRHYLTDRVMAVRCAAAKCLLEMLNHAPFLYTTEIESVATLCFRAFEGSNYEVRCAVAKLLGSLVAMTQLSTPKGKNPSVTQNKNYKQISLDEVLNILMAGFLRGGVGFLKGTGEIIKGNSSINREVRVGVTHAYVVFVQMLGGSWLERNVGALVAHVLDLVTNPKAASSHVDAVYSRKCVNFILHGTIGKLLGEGAQAAACKEIAHIILKQMNSIDFSPENAKDCNQETLFSQHLLVCALQEMGNLILGLGTTACNLLSDQSLNLIDTIMTVLVHPCQAARLAASWCLRCICVAVPSQITPLIDRCVEGIENMRSSPEAIAGYSSALAAVLGSVRLSPLGVPHTKGKIIFNTAEELLRSASQNSRLSLNRTHAGWLLIGAIMTLGTAVVKGLLPRMLLLWRNSFPRSNKELESEKARGDAFTWQVTLEGRAGALSAMHSFLLHCPELLNDDITRRLLTPIESALAMLTNLSPVLKNYGQQLKAPAAMVRLRLYETLLLLPPQTFEGSYTHLLRMLVSEFTLTENPGNTTTSLLRAVCHANDSVILGTWLQETDHRTIEDQMEPNRRADLEHLQPNSAAGSGALEHNPCCLYRPVPQGEIIPGPLPLGVAVIDLSVSLFGQIFPRVANKHRLQMLDHFSECIKHTKSGRQEAIQMNVFTAVLSGLKGLNEAKTGFGQEDVKKSATNLIISALVSSNSILRWAAGEAVGRMAQVISDPKFTAELAQTSFDRLKSARDVASRTGHSLALGCLHKYVGGMGSSQHLNTSVSILLALAQDNSSPVVQVWALHALALIADSGGPMFRGYVEPSLSLALTLLLNVPHSYIDVHQCIGKVLSALITTIGPELQGNTSTICMARSSFLCACAIMQDHQDPLVQAEATGCLQQLHLFAPRHVNLSSLVPTLCRTLSSNHLLLRKAAISCLRQLAQREAKEVCEHAMTLANESRDTNVVEGLVITETGLPGVLFSMLDTETDNKLIKDIHDTLTSMLQILAADNLSQWLSLCKDVLTIASETCGNEEVNTVNIEDSAADNDNADAEGDDDQAEFHADESTKQRPTVTPRWPTRVFAAQCVRRIVTACVNNKQAHFDLALAKEMQLSKGKSDFLVLHLSDLVRMAFMAATSDCDPLRLEGLKTLQEIIDKFAKVPEPEFPGHLLLEQFQAQVGAALRPAFSTETASHVTAAACQACSAWIGSGVARDLNDLRRVHQLLVSSLEKLREGQTRPQLYNESLLTLERLAILKAWAEVYVVAMIRDGAALNSKDTFNQNINHVDEGNDEDFGKFEFQTESLLSLVQPELLSLSQYWLAALRDHALLSLPPEFSSQLPHDGGAFYTTDTMDSARPHYAESWAPILHAATLWLNAKGFGLEETNTEVQTSNTANNNNNDVATKTNTNVERFHLLFGICMEALCSPRSSESRQNIETCLNALYTLLDSAWARKVLITDRSLPLELCNVLHRMLLTRESYVIQMVVMEVLKQVMKAAQEDLAERKKNKLKEIAPAHEESNASQDVDLLGEGEESGELIPGKSLVFAILEVCLCLLVRQIPALNPNPGGTTAILSQKGYIPSEESGKLIAAALNIMESLPTLCSPQGAIAILPTLLYLATGVIKETAIRMDNECNKTGSDIPVHAALHCLKHLTTNKYAKDHRSQDQWTGLLQSALAKIIDLAKTGNDEMKMDEVSMILGIAVFVLHALPEVVSAPNLQFPCINHFRHAFQSENTMVRLKCVQTLRTIFLHPERTISTPYIHALAPRLVEYLYSDKSKQVINDIELSFTLECISTVEALIGLADLPHRDLLQGIQMLTLLVPILINYLLEGDQLQHASKYQLNLHQQSFQWLNKIGPKYPQEFKTLMSQSTELKTKLENAVRSSHQQAQKHTRSVDLVKPQIKISTPSIKLKTDFSNFN, from the exons atgatgaTGGAGTTGAGTCATAGCTTAACCCTCAATGAGGATGCCCTTAATCAAATCCCAGAGGCCAAACGACCAGTTTTTATATTTGAATGGTTGCGTTTTTTAGATAAGGTTTTAATAGCTGCACAAAAG AGTGACATTAAAGGATGTCAACAGAAACTAGTGGAACAGTTAACTAAACATATGCAGGGTGCTCCTGGTCCCCCTACACGTAGACTTATTGCAAGATGTCTTGCCACACTATTCAGTGTTGGCGATACATTTCTGCTTTTTGATACTGTCAATAAATGCAATGATATTCTCAGAAATAAGGATGATTCTCCAAGTTTTCTCCCTACAAAATT AGCTGCTATATGCTGTGTAGGATGTATGTATGAAAAATTAGGAAGAATGATGGGTAGATCATACGAAGAGACTGTACAAATTCTTATAAAGTCTTTACGCTCTGCGGAATCACAAACACGAATAGAAATCATGCATACTCTTGAAAAG GTTTGTGCTGGCATGGGATCTGCAATTACGAATGTTCATAAAGAAATATATAAGGTCTCTAGACATTATCTTACAGACAGAGTAATGGCTGTACGATGTGCTGCTGCAAAG TGTTTGTTGGAAATGTTAAATCATGCTCCGTTTTTATACACCACGGAAATAGAGAGCGTTGCTACTCTCTGTTTCCGAGCATTTGAAGGCTCAAATTATGAAGTGAGATGTGCTGTTGCAAAACTGTTAGGTAGTTTAGTCGCGATGACCCAACTTTCAACTCCAAAGGGGAAAAATCCTTCAG TGACGCAAAACAAAAACTATAAACAAATTTCCCTTGATGAGGTATTGAATATTTTAATGGCTGGTTTTTTAAGGGGAGGAGTAGGTTTTTTAAAAGGCACTGGggaaataattaaaggaaattcTAGTATTAACAGAGAAGTCCGAGTTGGAGTCACACAT GCATACGTGGTATTTGTGCAAATGTTGGGAGGATCATGGCTTGAACGTAATGTCGGTGCATTAGTTGCGCATGTTCTTGATCTTGTGACTAACCCGAAAGCCGCTAGTTCACATGTCGATGCTGTATACTCCAGAAAATGTGTCAATTTCATATTACACGGTACTATTGGGAAATTATTAGGTGAAGGAGCCCAAGCTGCTGCTTGCAAGGAAATAGCACATATTATTTTAAAGCAAATGAATTCCATTG ATTTTAGTCCAGAAAATGCTAAAGATTGCAATCAGGAAACATTGTTTAGTCAACACTTGTTAGTCTGTGCATTACAAGAAATGGGTAACTTAATCTTAGGACTGGGCACAACAGCTTGTAATTTGTTGTCTGATCAATCATTGA atttaatCGACACGATTATGACTGTTCTGGTTCATCCGTGTCAAGCAGCAAGACTCGCAGCCTCTTGGTGTCTGCGCTGTATTTGTGTGGCTGTTCCAAGTCAGATAACACCTTTGATTGATCGCTGTGTAGAAGGAATCGAAAATATGCGTAGCTCACCAGAAGCAATAGCTGGTTACAGTAGTGCTCTGGCTGCAGTTCTTGGTAGTGTTCGTTTATCACCACTCGGAGTTCCGCACACAAAAGGAAAA ATTATTTTCAATACCGCAGAAGAGCTTTTGAGGAGTGCAAGTCAGAACAGTCGTTTATCGCTAAATAGGACACATGCTGGATGGCTTCTAATTGGAGCTATAATGACCCTTG GTACAGCAGTAGTGAAAGGCCTATTGCCTAGAATGCTGTTACTATGGAGAAACTCTTTTCCTCGTTCCAATAAAGAACTTGAAAGTGAAAAAGCTAGGGGTGATGCGTTTACTTGGCAAGTAACATTAGAAGGCAGAGCTGGTGCTTTATCGGCGATGCACAGTTTCCTATTGCATTGCCCAGAACTTCTAAATGATGACATTACAAGACGTCTTCTGACACCCATCGAATCTGCATTGGCGATGTTAACAAA TTTGTCACCTGTATTGAAAAATTATGGACAACAATTGAAAGCTCCAGCTGCTATGGTTCGATTACGTTTATATGaaacgttattattattaccaccACAAACTTTTGAAG GTTCTTACACGCATCTTCTGAGAATGTTGGTATCGGAATTTACATTGACTGAAAACCCTGGAAACACAACAACTTCATTGTTACGTGCTGTTTGTCATGCTAACGATTCTGTAATTCTTGGCACGTGGTTGCAGGAAACGGATCATCGTACGATAGAAGACCAA ATGGAACCTAACAGAAGGGCGGATTTGGAACAT CTTCAACCGAATAGTGCTGCAGGATCTGGAGCATTGGAACACAATCCATGTTGTCTTTACAGACCGGTACCACAA GGTGAAATAATTCCTGGTCCTCTACCTTTGGGAGTAGCTGTTATTGACCTGTCTGTGTCCTTGTTTGGGCAAATTTTCCCACGTGTGGCAAACAAGCATAGATTACAGATGCTAGATCACTTCAGCGAGTGCATAAAGCATACAAAATCTGGTAGACAAGAAGCTATACAGATGAATGTTTTTACGGCTGTATTAAGCGGATTAAAGGGCCTCAATGAAGCAAAAACTGGATTCGGTCAAGAAGATGTAAAAAAGTCTGCCACTAATCTTATAATT AGTGCTTTAGTAAGCAGTAATTCAATACTGAGATGGGCAGCAGGTGAAGCTGTCGGAAGAATGGCTCAAGTTATCTCGGATCCTAAATTTACAGCGGAATTAGCGCAAACGAGTTTTGATCGTTTGAAATCTGCTCGTGATGTTGCGAGTAGAACCGGTCACTCTTTAGCGTTAGGATGCCTCCATAAATATGTTGGAGGGATGGGATCCAGTCAACATCTCAACACAAGTGTCAGTATTTTACTTGCACTTGCCCAAGATAACTCATCGCCTGTAGTGCAA GTATGGGCGTTGCATGCTCTTGCACTGATAGCTGACTCTGGTGGACCAATGTTTCGAGGCTACGTGGAACCTTCACTATCCTTAGCATTAACTCTACTTCTGAATGTTCCTCATTCTTATATTGACGTACATCAATGTATAGGGAAAGTATTATCTGCACTTATTACAACAATAGGACCAGAATTACAAG GTAATACGTCAACAATTTGTATGGCACGTTCATCGTTTTTGTGCGCTTGTGCTATCATGCAAGATCATCAAGATCCTCTTGTACAAGCGGAAGCTACTGGATGCCTTCAACAGTTGCATTTGTTTGCACCGAGACACGTTAATTTGTCTTCTCTCGTTCCTACCTTATGT CGGACCTTGTCAAGTAATCACTTACTGTTACGCAAAGCCGCCATATCCTGTCTTCGACAGTTAGCTCAACGTGAAGCAAAAGAAGTATGTGAACACGCAATGACGTTGGCTAATGAAAGTCGGGATACTAATGTGGTAGAGGGTCTTGTAATAACAGAAACTGGTCTTCCTGGTGTTCTGTTCAGCATGCTGGATACAGAAAccgataataaattaattaaggaTATCCATGATACGTTGACTAGTATGTTGCAAATACTGGCAGCAGATAATTTATCGCAATGGTTATCTCTGTGCAAAGATGTTCTTACTATAGCATCAG AAACATGCGGCAATGAAGAAGTCAATACGGTCAATATCGAGGACAGTGCTGCAGACAATGATAACGCAGATGCAGAAGGGGATGACGATCAAGCCGAATTTCATGCAGACGAATCTACAAAACAACGACCAACTGTTACTCCGAGATGGCCAACTAGAGTTTTCGCAGCGCAATGTGTTAGAAGAATTGTAACTGCTTGTGTGAACAACAAACAAGCACACTTCGATCTAGCTTTAGCAAAGGAAATGCAATTGTCTAAAGGAAAAA GTGACTTCTTGGTACTGCATCTTTCCGATTTGGTACGAATGGCATTCATGGCAGCGACTAGCGATTGCGATCCTTTGCGACTCGAAGGATTAAAAACCCTCCAAGAGATTATAGATAAGTTTGCAAAAGTTCCTGAACCAGAATTTCCTGGACATTTGTTACTCGAACAGTTCCAAGCACAA GTCGGAGCTGCATTGAGGCCTGCATTTTCAACAGAAACAGCATCACATGTCACGGCTGCAGCCTGCCAAGCCTGTAGTGCTTGGATCGGAAGTGGAGTGGCTAGAGATTTAAATGATCTTCGCAGAGTACATCAGCTGCTTGTATCCTCTCTGGAAAAGTTAAGAGAAGGACAAACCCGACCACAACTCTATAATGAAAGTTTGTTAACATTGGAAAGACTAGCAATATTGAAAGCGTGGGCGGAG GTGTATGTCGTTGCTATGATACGTGACGGTGCTGCATTAAACAGTAAAGACACATTTAATCAAAATATAAATCACGTCGATGAAGGAAATGATGAAGATTTTGGAAAGTTCGAATTCCAGACTGAAAGTTTATTGAGTTTAGTACAACCAGAGTTGTTAAGTTTAAGTCAGTATTGGCTAGCTGCTCTAAGAGATCATGCTTTGCTTTCTTTACCACCAG AGTTTTCTAGTCAATTACCACACGATGGAGGTGCTTTTTATACAACAGATACAATGGATTCTGCTCGACCCCATTATGCAGAATCATGGGCACCAATTCTTCACGCTGCAACACTCTGGTTGAATGCAAAAGGTTTTGGATTAGAGGAGACGAATACTGAAGTGCAGACTTCGAATACagcaaataataacaacaatgACGTCGCTACCAAAACTAATACCAATGTTGAACGATTTCATTTATTGTTTG GGATATGTATGGAAGCCCTATGTAGTCCACGATCTTCCGAATCTAGGCAGAACATAGAAACATGCTTGAACGCCTTGTACACTTTATTAGACTCGGCATGGGCCCGTAAAGTGTTAATTACAGATCGCTCCTTACCACTCGAACTATGCAACGTTCTTCATAG AATGCTATTGACGAGAGAAAGTTATGTAATTCAGATGGTAGTAATGGAGGTTTTAAAGCAAGTAATGAAAGCTGCACAAGAAGATCTCgcagaaaggaagaaaaataaattgaaag AAATTGCGCCTGCACATGAGGAAAGTAATGCAAGTCAAGATGTAGATCTATTGGGAGAAGGTGAAGAAAGTGGCGAACTTATTCCAGGAAAGTCATTGGTATTTGCTATTCTCGAGGTGTGTCTGTGCCTTTTGGTACGTCAAATACCAGCGTTGAACCCTAACCCTGGTGGTACAACAGCAATTTTATCTCAAAAAGGGTACATACCATCCGAAGAAAGTGGAAAGCTCATTGCAGCTGCGCTTAATATAATGGAATCTCTTCCTACCCTCTGTTCTCCTCAAG GAGCTATAGCAATTTTGCCGACATTATTGTACCTAGCAACAGGAGTAATAAAAGAAACTGCAATACGTATGGATAATGAATGTAATAAAACGGGATCGGATATACCAGTTCATGCAGCATTGCATTGCTTGAAACACCTTACTACAAATAAATATGCAAAGGATCATAGGAGTCAAGATCAGTGGACAGGTCTTTTGCAGAGTGCTTTGGCTAAAATCATCGATCTCGCGAAAACAG GAAATGATGAGATGAAAATGGATGAAGTGTCAATGATATTGGGCATTGCGGTTTTCGTTCTCCATGCTTTACCAGAAGTTGTAAGTGCACCTAACCTGCAGTTTCCATGCATCAATCATTTTAGACATGCATTCCAATCAGAGAATACAATG GTCAGACTAAAATGTGTCCAAACATTGAGAACGATATTTTTACATCCAGAACGTACAATTAgtacaccttatattcatgcaTTAGCTCCCAGATTAGTGGAGTATTTATATAGCGATAAGAGCAAACAAGTTATAAATGATATCGAATTATCTTTTACATTGGAATGCATCAGCACTGTTGAAGCACTCATAGGACTTGCTGATCTTCCTCACC GAGACCTTTTACAAG GTATACAGATGCTGACTTTACTTGTGCCAATCTTAATCAATTATTTATTGGAAGGAGATCAACTTCAACATGCTTCTAAATATCAGTTGAATCTTCATCAACAGAGTTTTCAGTGGTTGAATAAAATAGGACCAAAATATCCTCAG GAATTTAAGACATTAATGTCACAGTCTACAGAACTGaaaacgaaattagaaaatgcAGTCAGATCTTCTCATCAACAAGCACAAAAGCATACCCGATCTGTAGATCTAGTGAAGCCACAAATTAAGATCTCCACACCATCTATTAAGCTCAAAACAGATTTCTcgaattttaattga